A window of Macaca thibetana thibetana isolate TM-01 chromosome 7, ASM2454274v1, whole genome shotgun sequence genomic DNA:
CCTCTTCTTCCACTGGGCACACTGATGCTTCCTCTCCCTCAGCATCCTCGCGGGGAAAATGCCACTGTGTGGGTTCCAAGCAGTCAGTGCGGCCTCGGTGGAAAGGCAGAGTCTTCATGCATGAACTTCCCAGTGCCACCCTGGCGGTGACAGTGCCACCCTGGGGGTGACAGCTGGTGTCACTAAGCAGACTACCGCCCCCAGCTTGGGAAGGGGCTGGAGCAGGGCTGGAGGGCTCCGAGGTTTGGCAGAACCTGGAGCCTTCTGAGAAGGGGCTGCACCCAAGGGTGGGACAGTGGGTCTGGGCGTGTCAAGGAGGGAATTTGGGGCACAGCAGATAGCTGTGCAGGTAGGGAAGAGGCAGACTGCAGCAGGAGAAACCAAGAGGGTCACTGGAGGTTTGTTTCCAGATGAGAGAAACTGACAGTTTTAAATGCCCACCAGGAACCACAAAGTCCCATCAGACAAGGGGGTGCTCCCAAGGCCTGGCAGGGCCACCAGCTCTGAGCCCTTCCTGGGGACACTTGGGGCTCTGGGCTAGCAGATGTCAGACAGAGGCTTGGGGGACTGGGGGACATGCTAGACCACCTCACTAAGGGGGCTTGGACTGACCCTGCAGAGGCGAACGCTAGTGACTCACTGACTTCTCCAGGCCTGGACTATAAATAGCCACCGGTccgggtgggggcagggagttgGGGCTTTTCTAAAAACAGCCCTGCCCAGGCCCAACAGCTGGGGCCCCTGCCAGTCACACGGCCCAGCCCGAATTAtaacacccccaccccccaatccCCACAGTGGGCCTGTCCCCAGGTGGTGGGCAGCACAGGAGCCACTGAGCTTGGGGCCATCCATCTGGGCCCTGCTGTCTCGacgtgtgaccttgggcaggaaCAAGGGTGCATGGGCGTGTCCACCTGTGGGTTCACTCTTTGGGGGCCACACCTCCCTGTGGGAACATCGTACGCGGTGGCCCAGGACACAGACACCCACAGCTGCCTGCATACACACCTGCAGCCATGGAGCCTCACCATGCAAGGCACCCCCAGAGCTCCTGTCCGTTTTGGTTCCTTTGCTGGCTGTAGCCCACTAAACTGACTTCTCACggagcagagaggaaaaagaaaaactcaggctCTGGAGAGGCAGCTCCTCCTCCCGTCACAGGGTCCCCAGTCCCACCTCTCCAGGCAGGCGGGGCGATGGCCTCAGTTGTTGCAGGTCACCCTGTAGGTGACCCCGCCCAAAACTCCATAGTCCAGTTTTACTGGCAGATtgtgaggggtggggagggggaggcgtTGAGctatttaacttaaaaacaatAGCACagatgggaatgaaaaatggtgcagctgctttgggaaacagtttggcagtttcttaaaaagttaaacataaacttAGCATGTTGCCCAGTTGTTCCTCCACTAGGAAACtaccccagagaaatgaaaactcgCATCCACACGAGGACTATGCAAGTGTTCACAGCAGCAGGATTCGCAGAAGCCCCAAGCTGGAAGCAACCCAGATGCCCatggacagaaaagcaaacaaaatgtggtccatgCATGCAATGGAATGTGCTTCAGCCATGAAATGCAATGACGTCCTCATACAGCCTGCAGTGAGGATGGAGCCTGAAAACAGTCGAAGGAAGCCAGGGGACATGCATGACGAGCGCAGGTGAGTGActgccagggctggggaggagcgCAGGCAAGGGGTCAGACTGATGGGTGCCAGAGGACTTCTTGGGGTGATGGAGAGATTCTCAAAGTGCATCATTGCACAACCTTGATCTGCTGGAAAGCAAATACCACCACAGCACACACATAACCAGCAAGTCTGGTGGTTTGTAAATTACGCCCCTGTAGAGCTGCACCCATCTCACCACTGTTGGGTGCTGTTCATCACGGGGTCTGCCCTCTTCTAGACGTTTCTCACTACTTCCTGAGGGCTTCAGGGACAGCCCCTGACCTGGGGGACTGGGGGCCCCTCAACAGTGAATGCTTACACGGGGCCTGGGGAACTGGGGGCCCTTCAACAGTGAGTGTTCACACGGGGCCTGGGGAACTGGGGGCCCCTCAACAGTGAGTGTTCACACGGGGCCTGTCCGGCGCTCACCACATTTGTGGGAGCCCCCATCCACCCACTCCCGCAGCCTCTGAACGCAACAGTCACACACCGGGCTAGGTCTGCTTTTTATTGGCCACACGTCCAGCTGCCAGCCTCAGGGCACACACCTGGCAGGCGGCAGGCTCGGGTAGGCTGCCCTCGCTGGGTGGGCAGTGagggggcagaggctgctgggTGTCACCCTGCAGCCCCTCAGGTGGACTGTATTGTCCCCAGGGCCCGCCCATCCTGGGCAGCTGGCACTGGGAGGGGttttctgttgatgtgatggcCAAGTTTCAGCTGCAGGGCAGAGGCCTGGCGGTGGCAGCAAATGCAGACCGCTCCCCACTCCAACTTCAGGGGCTGGACATGCTGGGATGGGGGCCAGACCCCACGGGAGGGGACCCTGGCCTGCCATGGCACTGCCTGCCAGCCTACCCCTGCCCAGGGCCCCCAACTCAGCCACCTCCGAGCAGTAAAGACTCGCAAAGCATTGCGTTTTGATTAAACCCTGCTGGGCTGAAGGGCAGGCAGAGCTGTGGTGGACACTGGCAGGACACAGCCCCCCCGACTGGCCCTTGGCAGGCTGCACCGGGTGCATGCGGGTGTGGGCCAGGGTCACCTTTAGGAAGCAGGTAGGAGGCTGGCGCGTGCAGGCAATCCAGGAGGGCACTAGGCCTGGCAGGGTACTGGTGCCTGTTGGGGTCCCAGCCACAACACCCAAAGAAGGCTCCGGGAGGGCCCCAGCTGGGTAAGGCACGGACTTTTGGTTTCCGGGGCCCAGTCCCAGCCTGGCCCCCAGAAGAGCCTCTCTTGGCAGAATGGCAGCATGTCCTGTGGCCTGGGCTCTCTCACTTGGCCTTGGGCCTGGGCCTGAGGCCTgtaaggagagagaagaaatgacATTATTAGGAGCAGCTTTGCTGGGTACAATACCAGGTGCCCGCTTCTGGGTCCCCAGGTCCCTGAACCCCTCATCACCACTGTCCAGCGGGTTGTGCCAGGCATCTCAGGTCCACTCTGACCCCAGGCTCTTTCTCTGGAGCAGCACAACTTATCTAGGTGGAAGATGCTGGGATGGCCTGGCCAGGCTGGGTTTTGGCAAGGTGTGGCAGCTTGAGCCTGTGTCCTCTCTGCTGAGATGGGGAGTCTCTGTGGCCTGTCTCCCACCCCATGTCTCAGACCCAGGCTGCACTCTGTCGTTACTCATTAatccccactgccaccacctGCAGCCCTCCATCGCTTCCACATCGGGCCCCAAGCCCCACATGAG
This region includes:
- the LOC126959431 gene encoding uncharacterized protein LOC126959431; this encodes MHPVQPAKGQSGGLCPASVHHSSACPSAQQGLIKTQCFASLYCSEVAELGALGRGRLAGSAMAGQGPLPWGLAPIPACPAPEVGVGSGLHLLPPPGLCPAAETWPSHQQKTPPSASCPGWAGPGDNTVHLRGCRVTPSSLCPLTAHPARAAYPSLPPARCVP